A single window of Salvelinus namaycush isolate Seneca chromosome 11, SaNama_1.0, whole genome shotgun sequence DNA harbors:
- the LOC120055371 gene encoding uncharacterized protein LOC120055371: MTMLATKGKLELFILARQHFFWPKMEHDVKEYVKCYFNVDCEKHSIKVTWKVSPELVENAARLFLGHCVPSTFSVLPTGEGMATFHYNLNGCAIKKRVTGKKHIYSTNLTYRPNRKPKPAAISHHIKCVYIRPEGWIPPFLIPAYGSAEGHGGLVFHMALLNEDLTGLAKTSLFPLGSFIPIWAAVDQKDHQPLLLLLEECVAATTPELQSASLVYPIITNKGCLADGKTGNSRFLPRYHSSAILLYLQSFKFALGEEVYIHCKLVAWDPEVFDIEKKACHYIKETGEWELLDDPSQSDLCKCCDSSCKPRLKRGVDSEPQGLVQNSVLGPLTIVENSETQIPTI; encoded by the exons ATGACCATGCTGGCCACCAAGGGCAAGCTAGAACTCTTCATTTTGGCAAGGCAGCATTTCTTCTGGCCCAAGATGGAGCATGATGTGAAGGAGTATGTCAAGTGCT ATTTTAATGTGGATTGTGAGAAACACTCCATTAAAGTGACATGGAAGGTCAGTCCAGAGTTGGTTGAAAATGCTGCCCGTCttttccttggacactgtgttccGTCCACATTTTCTGTTCTTCCCACGGGAGAAGGGATGGCGACATTCCACTACAACCTCAATGGCTGTGCCATCAAGAAACGG GTGACTGGCAAAAAACACATCTATTCAACCAACCTGACTTACAGACCTAACCGAAAGCCCAAACCTGCTGCTATTAGTCACCATATTAAGTGTGTTTACATAAG ACCTGAGGGATGGATTCCCCCATTCCTTATCCCTGCCTATGGTAGTGCTGAGGGTCATGGAGGATTGGTTTTCCACATGGCACTCCTCAATG AAGACCTTACTGGTCTGGCTAAGACCAGCCTGTTTCCCCTGGGCTCTTTCATCCCCATCTGGGCAGCAGTGGATCAGAAGGACCATCAGCCCTTGCTGCTGCTCTTGGAGGAGTGTGTGGCGGCCACAACACCAGAACTGCAGTCTGCGAGCCTGGTGTACCCCATCATCACCAACAAGGG TTGCCTTGCAGATGGGAAGACTGGGAACTCCAGGTTCCTGCCTAGGTACCACTCGTCTGCTATTCTGCTTTACCTGCAGTCCTTCAAGTTTGCCCTAGGCGAGGAA GTGTATATTCATTGTAAGCTTGTTGCATGGGACCCTGAGGTTTTTGATATAGAAAAGAAGGCCTGCCACTACATTAAAGAGACTGGAGA ATGGGAGCTGCTGGACGACCCGTCTCAAAGTGACCTCTGCAAGTGCTGTGACTCGAGTTGCAAGCCTCGGTTGAAGAGGGGTGTGGATTCAG aaCCCCAGGGCCTGGTTCAAAACTCTGTTCTTGGACCGCTCACAATAGTGGAAAACTCTGAAACCCAGATCCCCA CCATCTAA